In Streptomyces sp. NBC_00306, a single genomic region encodes these proteins:
- the tpg gene encoding telomere-protecting terminal protein Tpg produces the protein MATFGDGLEQAVQKAFTRPIPKSAGAQMRYLVKQYKSTKQVAQMLRISQRTVERYVKDQIKKPRKDLAQRLEREVKKRWQPQIRQRAKETAATSDGIVIDFRARLGYTAPIGSTDQDRIRHLTVALPPQYAARLFTAQEQGATERQLQEIAADALKEVYFQDGGRRAGSLEEVRFTDVEHIQFEL, from the coding sequence ATGGCAACGTTCGGAGACGGCCTCGAGCAGGCCGTCCAGAAAGCCTTCACCCGCCCCATCCCCAAGAGCGCAGGTGCGCAGATGCGCTACCTGGTCAAGCAGTACAAGAGCACCAAACAAGTCGCCCAGATGCTGCGGATCTCCCAGCGCACCGTCGAACGCTACGTGAAAGACCAGATCAAGAAGCCACGGAAGGATCTGGCGCAGCGCCTGGAGCGCGAGGTCAAGAAGCGCTGGCAGCCACAGATCAGGCAAAGAGCCAAGGAGACCGCGGCCACCAGCGACGGCATCGTCATCGACTTCCGCGCCCGCCTCGGCTACACCGCCCCGATCGGCTCCACCGACCAGGACCGCATCCGCCACCTCACCGTCGCCCTGCCGCCCCAGTACGCCGCCCGCCTCTTCACCGCCCAGGAACAAGGCGCAACAGAGCGGCAGTTGCAGGAGATCGCCGCCGACGCCCTTAAGGAGGTCTACTTCCAGGATGGCGGCCGCCGCGCCGGCAGCCTGGAAGAGGTCCGTTTCACCGACGTCGAGCACATCCAGTTCGAGCTGTAG